In Spirochaeta thermophila DSM 6578, the following proteins share a genomic window:
- a CDS encoding endo-1,4-beta-xylanase, translated as MSTWMRGLFVLFVAVLLASCWYEVTPRVEVNTGSKFLGNIFYGAEEPLKFSQYWNQVTPENAGKWGSVESSRDQMNWGTLDSIYDYAKQHGMPFKFHVLVWGQQQPSWISGLSASEQRAEVEEWFAAVANRYADIDMIDVVNEPLHSPPPYRDALGGDGSTGWDWVVTSFQLAREYFPNSTLLINEYGIISDPSAAQRYIQIIDLLKARGLVDGIGIQCHAFNMDSVSVSTMEQVLDMLAQTGLPIYVSELDMRGDDQTQLQRYQEKFPVLWEHPSVRGVTLWGYVEGHIWQSEAYLLHSDGTERPALTWLMQYASGGSTPTPTPTPTSTPTPTPTATSSPTPTPTPGSGEYTEINLPFSYDGAGEYYWKTNDFSSTTNWGRYVNSWNLDLLEINGTDYTNTWVPQHAIPASSDGCWYIHYESSVPWGHVEMN; from the coding sequence ATGTCCACATGGATGCGAGGTCTTTTTGTCCTTTTTGTGGCGGTGCTTCTTGCCTCGTGTTGGTACGAAGTTACTCCACGAGTGGAGGTGAACACAGGGAGCAAGTTCCTCGGCAACATCTTTTACGGAGCAGAGGAGCCGCTTAAGTTCTCGCAGTACTGGAACCAGGTGACCCCGGAGAATGCGGGGAAGTGGGGGTCGGTGGAGTCGAGCCGGGATCAGATGAACTGGGGTACGCTCGACTCCATCTACGACTATGCGAAGCAGCACGGGATGCCGTTCAAGTTTCACGTGCTCGTGTGGGGTCAGCAGCAGCCCTCGTGGATCAGCGGGCTTTCAGCGAGCGAGCAGCGTGCGGAAGTGGAGGAGTGGTTTGCGGCCGTGGCGAACCGGTACGCCGACATCGACATGATCGACGTGGTGAACGAGCCGCTGCACTCGCCGCCGCCGTACCGTGATGCCCTTGGTGGTGATGGGAGCACCGGGTGGGACTGGGTGGTCACCTCGTTCCAGCTTGCGAGGGAGTACTTTCCGAACAGCACCCTGCTCATCAACGAGTACGGGATCATCTCCGATCCGAGCGCGGCGCAGCGGTACATCCAGATCATCGATCTACTCAAGGCGCGTGGGCTTGTGGACGGGATAGGGATACAGTGTCACGCCTTTAACATGGACAGCGTGAGCGTCTCCACGATGGAGCAGGTGCTCGACATGCTCGCCCAGACGGGACTTCCCATCTATGTGTCCGAGCTGGACATGAGGGGCGACGATCAGACGCAGCTTCAGCGGTACCAGGAGAAGTTTCCCGTGTTGTGGGAGCATCCCTCGGTGAGGGGTGTGACGCTCTGGGGGTATGTGGAGGGACACATCTGGCAGAGCGAGGCGTACCTGCTGCACTCCGACGGCACGGAGCGGCCCGCCCTCACCTGGCTCATGCAGTACGCGAGTGGTGGTTCCACTCCCACGCCTACGCCCACTCCCACATCCACGCCGACTCCCACCCCGACGGCCACGTCCAGCCCCACACCGACGCCTACTCCTGGTTCAGGTGAGTATACCGAGATCAATCTGCCCTTCAGCTATGACGGAGCAGGTGAGTACTACTGGAAGACGAACGATTTCTCCAGCACCACCAACTGGGGCCGGTATGTGAACTCCTGGAACCTCGATCTCCTCGAGATCAATGGCACCGACTACACCAATACCTGGGTTCCCCAGCATGCGATTCCGGCTTCATCCGACGGGTGCTGGTACATCCACTATGAGAGTTCGGTCCCGTGGGGGCACGTTGAGATGAACTAA